The Mycolicibacterium mageritense genome contains a region encoding:
- a CDS encoding response regulator produces the protein MRCLIVDDSVQFRTAASAMLERAGMTVDVASDSAEALRCYQAHQPDVTLVDIDLGAESGFDLAEQLHETAPPGTPVILISTHAEQDLADMIAASSAVGFLPKIALSPDAIHSLLDV, from the coding sequence ATGCGCTGTCTGATCGTGGATGACAGTGTGCAGTTCCGCACTGCAGCCAGCGCGATGCTCGAACGGGCCGGTATGACGGTCGACGTGGCATCCGACAGTGCCGAGGCGCTGCGGTGCTATCAGGCTCATCAGCCTGACGTGACGCTCGTGGACATCGACCTCGGCGCCGAGAGCGGATTCGACCTCGCCGAGCAGTTGCACGAAACCGCACCGCCCGGAACCCCGGTGATCCTCATCTCCACGCATGCCGAACAGGATCTGGCCGACATGATCGCGGCCAGCAGCGCGGTGGGGTTCCTGCCGAAGATCGCGCTGTCCCCGGACGCCATCCACAGCCTGCTCGACGTCTAG
- a CDS encoding cupin domain-containing protein, translating to MTVSLTRSSHTTSLLDGEIVEENDFGSIRRVTADNFPILRRMSIKRLVINPGAMRTPHWHANANELTYCVSGVALVSMLDTGNRFSTFTVSAGEMFHADSGSLHHIENIGTEPAEFIVTFSSERPEDFGLGASFGAMTDAVLGNTYDLDASDFAVLRRDTVDRKLAGRAGDAVVPDTAGYPDPHKFAVEAMTPPVTSAVGSARTARVQFWPALKDLSMYSLRVREDGMREPHWHPVTAEMGYVHSGSARMTVMDPDGTLDTWHMRQGDVYFIPRAYPHHIEVVDAPDLHFLIFFDQPTPADIGYRNSASAYSRAVLAATFDTHIDDLPEFPFTPADPLIVGRRNPVDR from the coding sequence ATGACCGTGTCCCTGACCCGCAGCTCACACACCACGTCGCTGCTCGACGGAGAGATCGTGGAGGAGAACGACTTCGGCTCGATCCGCCGGGTGACGGCCGACAACTTCCCGATCCTGCGCAGGATGTCGATCAAGCGACTGGTCATCAACCCCGGCGCGATGCGGACGCCGCACTGGCACGCCAACGCCAACGAACTGACCTACTGCGTGTCGGGCGTCGCACTGGTGTCGATGTTGGACACAGGCAACCGGTTTTCGACATTCACGGTGTCCGCGGGCGAGATGTTCCATGCCGACTCCGGCTCGTTGCATCACATCGAGAACATCGGCACCGAGCCCGCCGAGTTCATCGTCACCTTCAGCAGCGAGCGGCCCGAGGACTTCGGCTTGGGCGCCTCGTTCGGTGCCATGACCGACGCCGTGTTGGGCAACACCTACGACCTCGACGCCTCGGACTTCGCGGTGCTGCGCCGCGACACCGTCGACCGCAAGCTGGCCGGGCGCGCGGGCGATGCGGTCGTGCCCGACACCGCCGGCTACCCGGACCCGCACAAGTTCGCGGTCGAGGCGATGACCCCACCCGTCACGTCCGCCGTCGGATCGGCCCGCACCGCACGCGTGCAGTTCTGGCCCGCACTGAAGGATCTGTCGATGTACTCGTTGCGTGTCCGGGAAGACGGCATGCGCGAACCGCACTGGCATCCCGTCACCGCGGAAATGGGTTATGTGCACAGTGGATCCGCACGGATGACCGTGATGGACCCGGACGGCACGCTGGACACCTGGCACATGCGGCAGGGCGACGTGTACTTCATCCCCCGGGCCTATCCGCACCACATCGAAGTGGTGGACGCACCCGACCTGCACTTCCTGATCTTCTTCGACCAGCCCACTCCCGCCGACATCGGCTACCGCAACTCGGCCAGCGCGTACTCGCGGGCGGTGCTGGCCGCGACCTTCGACACCCACATCGACGATCTGCCGGAGTTTCCGTTCACCCCGGCGGACCCGTTGATCGTCGGCCGGCGCAATCCCGTTGACCGCTGA
- a CDS encoding xanthine dehydrogenase family protein molybdopterin-binding subunit: MIGTNIGRPVNRVEGHDKVTGAAVYTADNTVADVTYAALVQSDIASGRVTEESLRDSARIAMAAPGVLHVLTPLNCPPLQRLPEDLTADFPMERRPPLADLQVHHVGQHMALVVADTPENATAAAEQFHLDYVAEAGVLGMENAPAQRRYQPDHFVKLLDEKLQDRRGDDAEPVGACQVSAQYRTPVNAHYPIELSATIAAWSGEELTVHDATRWIAGERRVLACYLGIAEEQVRVLAPLVGGAFGSKSFLWMHVVLCAVAARAVGRPVKLVLSRKQMFTSTGHRPRTEQQLSLVADEQALLLSTEQHTLTETSPVAHFCEPVGLSARILYRSPRLVTSHTVARINTPTPCFMRGPGEAPGLFALESAMDELAYAMGTDPLALRMRNDADTDQTNGKPWSGKHLRECYLTGAQRFGWENRPIAPRAMNRDGVLVGWGMATATYPGRRMPAGCDVTTTVDGTVRFATATHEIGTGVRTVMSQVAADAAGLPLAAVTFETGDSLFAPAPYSGASQTTATVGSAVALAGAEWQRRLLAWLSNLDGSTELHISNGMLVSDGRAVAAVADVLVDGGVTLAEALTFTVTSDVGDQATAVSQSFGAHFCEVEVDEAIGRATVTRWVASLDCGRVLNPKLARNQVMGGIMFGLGMALLEQVPVDGRTGQLIGEYYVPTHADVPDFDITFVDVADYGLDPIGVRGIGEIGSCGVPAAIANAVFHATGKRLRDLPITLEMLMGEPN, translated from the coding sequence ATGATCGGAACGAACATCGGCCGGCCGGTGAACCGGGTCGAGGGACACGACAAGGTCACCGGCGCGGCGGTCTACACCGCCGACAACACCGTCGCCGACGTGACGTACGCCGCGCTGGTGCAGTCCGACATCGCTTCCGGGCGCGTCACCGAGGAGTCGTTGCGCGACAGTGCGCGCATCGCCATGGCCGCGCCGGGCGTGCTGCATGTCCTCACCCCGCTGAATTGCCCTCCTTTGCAACGGCTTCCGGAAGATCTCACGGCGGACTTTCCCATGGAGCGCCGACCGCCGCTGGCTGACCTGCAGGTACACCACGTCGGCCAGCACATGGCGCTCGTAGTCGCCGACACGCCCGAGAACGCCACTGCCGCCGCGGAACAGTTCCACCTCGACTACGTCGCGGAAGCCGGCGTGCTGGGCATGGAGAATGCGCCGGCCCAACGCCGGTACCAGCCCGATCACTTCGTGAAGCTGCTCGACGAGAAGCTGCAGGACCGGCGCGGCGACGACGCGGAACCGGTTGGCGCCTGCCAGGTTAGCGCGCAGTACCGCACGCCGGTCAATGCGCACTACCCGATCGAGCTGTCGGCGACCATCGCGGCATGGTCGGGCGAGGAGTTGACGGTGCACGATGCGACGCGGTGGATAGCCGGCGAACGCCGCGTGCTGGCCTGCTACCTGGGCATCGCGGAAGAGCAGGTCCGGGTGCTGGCGCCGTTGGTGGGCGGCGCTTTCGGCTCGAAGAGTTTCCTCTGGATGCACGTGGTGCTCTGCGCGGTGGCAGCGCGGGCCGTAGGACGTCCGGTCAAGCTCGTGCTGTCACGCAAACAGATGTTCACCTCGACGGGCCACCGGCCCCGCACCGAGCAGCAGCTGTCGCTGGTGGCCGACGAGCAGGCGCTCCTGCTCAGCACCGAGCAGCACACGTTGACCGAGACGTCACCCGTCGCGCACTTCTGTGAGCCGGTCGGATTGTCGGCCCGCATTCTGTACCGGTCGCCGCGGCTCGTCACGTCACACACCGTCGCCCGGATCAACACACCCACACCGTGTTTCATGCGCGGACCGGGCGAGGCGCCCGGGTTGTTCGCGCTCGAATCGGCGATGGACGAGCTGGCATACGCCATGGGCACCGATCCGCTGGCCCTGCGGATGCGCAATGACGCAGACACCGATCAGACCAACGGCAAGCCGTGGTCGGGCAAGCACCTACGCGAGTGCTACCTGACGGGAGCACAGCGGTTCGGCTGGGAGAACCGCCCGATCGCGCCACGCGCCATGAACCGCGACGGTGTCCTCGTGGGGTGGGGAATGGCCACCGCCACCTATCCCGGTCGGCGCATGCCCGCCGGTTGCGACGTCACGACAACCGTCGACGGCACCGTACGGTTCGCCACCGCGACCCATGAGATCGGTACCGGGGTCCGCACGGTGATGAGCCAGGTCGCCGCCGACGCGGCCGGTTTGCCCTTGGCCGCAGTGACATTCGAGACGGGCGACTCGCTGTTCGCACCCGCGCCCTACAGCGGGGCCTCCCAGACCACCGCCACCGTCGGATCGGCGGTCGCACTGGCAGGCGCCGAATGGCAGCGGCGCCTGCTGGCGTGGCTGTCGAATCTGGACGGTTCGACGGAACTGCACATCTCCAACGGCATGCTCGTCAGCGACGGGCGCGCAGTGGCCGCCGTCGCCGACGTCCTGGTCGACGGCGGTGTCACACTTGCCGAGGCCCTGACCTTCACCGTCACCAGCGACGTGGGTGACCAGGCGACGGCCGTATCACAATCGTTCGGCGCCCACTTCTGCGAGGTCGAGGTCGATGAAGCCATCGGGCGTGCCACAGTCACGCGCTGGGTGGCCAGCCTGGACTGCGGGCGGGTGCTCAACCCGAAGCTGGCCCGCAACCAGGTGATGGGCGGCATCATGTTCGGCCTCGGGATGGCCCTGCTCGAACAGGTACCGGTCGACGGCCGGACGGGACAACTGATCGGCGAGTACTACGTGCCGACGCATGCCGATGTGCCCGACTTCGACATCACGTTCGTCGATGTCGCCGACTACGGGCTCGACCCGATCGGGGTCCGGGGCATCGGCGAGATCGGCTCGTGCGGTGTTCCCGCGGCCATCGCCAACGCGGTGTTCCATGCCACGGGAAAACGGCTGCGCGATTTACCGATAACACTGGAAATGTTGATGGGAGAACCGAATTGA
- a CDS encoding 2Fe-2S iron-sulfur cluster-binding protein, which translates to MRDFTIELTVNGKRWVINTDVRTTLLDLLRERLRLTGTKKGCDHGLCGACTVTVDGERVLSCLTLAASITGRGVGTVEATAAPGELTPMQWAFIDRDAFQCGYCTSGQVTSAHAVLREHARGDLSAESFGQRDVSMPPCLSRNEIRERMAGNICRCGAYDNIVAAIEDVAGGR; encoded by the coding sequence TTGAGAGACTTTACGATCGAGCTGACCGTCAACGGAAAACGGTGGGTGATCAACACCGACGTGCGCACGACCCTGCTCGACCTGTTACGCGAACGGCTCCGCCTCACCGGTACCAAGAAGGGTTGCGATCACGGGCTGTGCGGTGCCTGCACGGTCACGGTCGACGGTGAGCGGGTGCTGAGTTGCCTGACGCTGGCGGCCTCGATCACCGGACGCGGTGTCGGCACCGTGGAAGCAACCGCCGCGCCCGGTGAACTGACCCCGATGCAGTGGGCGTTCATCGACCGCGACGCCTTCCAGTGCGGCTACTGCACGTCGGGACAGGTCACGTCGGCACACGCGGTGCTTCGCGAGCACGCCCGGGGCGACCTCTCGGCGGAATCGTTCGGGCAACGTGATGTCTCCATGCCACCATGCTTGAGCCGCAACGAGATCCGGGAACGTATGGCCGGAAACATCTGCCGGTGCGGGGCGTACGACAACATCGTCGCGGCCATCGAAGATGTGGCCGGTGGGCGATGA
- a CDS encoding FAD binding domain-containing protein produces the protein MKPFTFTHATEMADAVAAASAGARYYAGGTNLLDLMKNGVEAPDSLVDIGRLDLRSIGETPEGGVLIQAGATNSAVANHPLIRTRYPVLSQAILSGATTQLRNMATAGGNLVQRTRCPYFMDPEFRQCNKRMPGTGCAARDGFNREHALFGAGEACVAVHPSDMAVALTILDATVHVLGPNGSRSIAIADFFALPGKHPEQDNTLRPAELITGIELPPGVFGAASWYLKVRDRHSYAFALVSVAAGLGIADGVITHAAVALGGVAARPWRVRAAERSLIGAPATTESYRRAATVLMSGAQPLSQNGFKVALGHNSVVRALTVAASRHDQGA, from the coding sequence ATGAAGCCGTTCACGTTCACCCACGCGACCGAGATGGCCGATGCGGTAGCAGCGGCGTCGGCAGGCGCCAGGTATTACGCGGGCGGAACCAACCTCCTCGACCTCATGAAGAACGGCGTCGAAGCGCCGGATTCGCTGGTCGACATCGGCCGGCTCGATCTGCGGTCCATCGGGGAGACGCCCGAGGGCGGGGTGCTGATCCAAGCCGGTGCCACCAACAGCGCCGTGGCCAATCACCCGCTCATCCGCACGCGGTATCCCGTGCTCTCGCAGGCCATCCTGTCCGGAGCGACCACGCAGCTGCGCAACATGGCAACCGCCGGCGGTAACCTGGTCCAGCGCACGCGGTGCCCGTACTTCATGGACCCCGAGTTCCGGCAGTGCAACAAACGGATGCCGGGTACGGGTTGCGCGGCCCGGGACGGGTTCAACCGCGAGCATGCGTTGTTCGGGGCCGGCGAGGCTTGCGTGGCGGTGCACCCGTCCGACATGGCCGTGGCGCTGACGATCCTCGACGCCACAGTGCATGTGCTGGGTCCGAACGGTTCCCGCAGCATCGCGATCGCCGACTTCTTCGCGTTGCCGGGGAAGCACCCGGAACAGGACAACACGTTGCGGCCCGCCGAGCTGATCACGGGTATCGAGCTGCCGCCCGGTGTGTTCGGTGCGGCGAGTTGGTATCTCAAGGTGCGTGACCGGCACAGTTATGCCTTCGCCTTGGTCTCGGTGGCGGCCGGACTCGGCATCGCCGACGGCGTCATCACACATGCCGCGGTGGCGCTGGGCGGTGTGGCGGCGCGGCCATGGCGCGTCCGGGCCGCCGAACGGAGCCTGATCGGCGCCCCGGCGACGACCGAGAGCTATCGACGCGCCGCGACAGTACTCATGTCGGGGGCACAGCCGTTGAGCCAGAACGGATTCAAGGTCGCGTTGGGCCACAACAGCGTGGTCCGGGCGTTGACCGTCGCGGCGTCACGGCATGATCAGGGTGCGTGA
- a CDS encoding acyl-CoA carboxylase subunit beta translates to MTHAHDWKESLEDLDRRRQHAYKMGGPERLAKHHAKGKLDARARLDHLLDPGTFQEFGTLVGGDIASDGIVAGTGLVNGTPVMVGAEDFTTLAGSIGPGGNAKRYRLAELALRNKIPLVMLLEGAGFRAAAGEHYGRTPTDLIAQARCSGRVPTVSAVLGASAGHGALVAPVCDFTIMSPHGAIFTAGPPVVKESTGEDISKEELGGPAVALASGVIHNFGDNDEAVLDDIRRYLSYFPPSAWSYPPTAEVDESAAPRATPELLEIVSRDNRRVYDMRTVLDAVFDRTDWFEVQPKFGRAIICALAHLGGHPVAVVANQPQVLAGSIDADAADKAAHFISVADSFHLPIVFLADNPGMLPGSRSERAGVLRSGARMFAAQTAATTIKMHVTLRKAFGFGSMVMSLLGFDDQVATFAYPGATMGAMGAAALGRAAHAGEDVTEVLKKMELEASYRSASHLGFDELIAPDETRNALLVALHQGIYGRQAAPEPVSRTLIMP, encoded by the coding sequence GTGACACACGCCCACGACTGGAAGGAGTCGCTGGAAGACCTCGATCGCCGTCGTCAGCACGCCTACAAGATGGGCGGCCCGGAGCGCCTGGCCAAGCATCACGCCAAGGGCAAGCTCGATGCCCGCGCCAGGCTGGACCACCTGCTCGACCCCGGCACATTCCAGGAATTCGGCACACTGGTCGGCGGCGACATCGCCTCCGACGGCATCGTGGCAGGCACCGGTCTCGTCAACGGGACGCCGGTGATGGTGGGCGCCGAGGATTTCACGACGCTTGCGGGCAGCATCGGGCCGGGCGGCAACGCCAAACGGTACCGGCTCGCGGAATTGGCCCTGCGCAACAAGATTCCGCTGGTGATGCTGTTGGAGGGCGCCGGGTTCCGCGCGGCCGCGGGCGAGCATTACGGCCGGACGCCCACCGACCTCATCGCACAGGCGCGGTGCTCCGGGCGGGTTCCGACGGTCTCGGCCGTCCTCGGCGCGTCCGCCGGGCACGGTGCCCTGGTGGCCCCGGTCTGTGACTTCACCATCATGAGCCCGCACGGCGCGATCTTCACCGCCGGGCCTCCGGTGGTGAAAGAGTCGACCGGAGAGGACATCTCGAAGGAAGAACTGGGTGGCCCCGCGGTGGCGCTCGCCAGCGGCGTGATCCACAACTTCGGCGACAACGACGAGGCCGTGCTCGACGACATCCGTCGCTACTTGTCGTATTTCCCGCCCAGCGCCTGGTCCTACCCGCCGACCGCAGAAGTCGACGAGTCCGCCGCCCCGCGGGCGACACCCGAACTGCTCGAGATCGTCTCGCGAGACAACCGCCGCGTATACGACATGCGAACGGTCCTGGATGCGGTGTTCGACCGCACCGACTGGTTCGAGGTGCAGCCCAAGTTCGGCCGCGCAATCATCTGTGCGCTGGCGCATCTCGGCGGACACCCCGTGGCAGTCGTCGCCAACCAACCGCAGGTGCTGGCCGGTTCGATCGACGCCGACGCGGCCGACAAGGCCGCACACTTCATCTCGGTCGCCGATTCGTTCCACCTGCCGATCGTCTTCCTGGCCGACAATCCCGGCATGCTGCCGGGCAGCCGGTCCGAACGTGCCGGCGTGTTACGCAGCGGGGCAAGGATGTTCGCCGCGCAGACGGCCGCGACCACCATCAAAATGCACGTGACACTGCGCAAGGCGTTCGGCTTCGGCTCAATGGTGATGTCGCTGCTGGGGTTCGACGACCAGGTCGCCACGTTCGCCTACCCGGGGGCGACCATGGGCGCGATGGGCGCAGCCGCGCTGGGCCGCGCCGCGCACGCCGGCGAGGATGTCACCGAAGTGCTCAAGAAGATGGAACTGGAAGCCTCGTACCGGTCCGCGAGCCACCTCGGATTCGACGAGCTGATCGCTCCCGACGAAACCCGCAACGCTCTGCTGGTCGCGCTGCATCAAGGCATCTACGGCAGGCAGGCCGCTCCGGAGCCGGTGTCACGCACCCTGATCATGCCGTGA
- a CDS encoding LLM class F420-dependent oxidoreductase → MTSAVASAVKVDRGIPGHLATVAHTARELESRGYDGCWTGEIDHDPFLPLVLAAEHTSNMRLGTSIAVAFARSPMTVAHLGWDLQAYSRGRFILGLGTQIRPHIEKRFGMPWSHPARRMREYILALHAIWSCWRDGTRLRFEGEFYTHKIMTPMFTPEPSGEAFPKVFVAAVGGAMTEICGEVADGLLAHAFTTRRYLDEVTLPALRRGLERSGRQRDALELSCPVLLVTGADEQEMSAAAVATRKQLAFYASTPAYRKVLEQHGWADLQIDLHRLSMAGKWDEMGALIDDDVLDAFGVVAPIPELARALHNRCAGAVDRVLPAFPATVPRATVDAVLDEFRQCQPVRSSP, encoded by the coding sequence ATGACCAGCGCGGTAGCCTCTGCGGTGAAGGTCGACCGGGGGATACCCGGTCACCTTGCCACGGTTGCTCATACGGCACGTGAGCTCGAATCGCGGGGTTACGACGGATGCTGGACCGGCGAGATCGACCACGACCCGTTTCTGCCTCTTGTGCTCGCGGCTGAGCACACCAGCAACATGCGGCTCGGCACGAGCATCGCCGTCGCGTTCGCGCGTAGCCCCATGACGGTCGCACATCTGGGCTGGGATCTTCAGGCCTACTCCCGCGGCCGGTTCATCCTCGGCCTCGGAACCCAGATCCGTCCGCACATCGAGAAGCGGTTCGGAATGCCGTGGAGTCATCCCGCCCGACGCATGCGCGAATACATCCTGGCGCTGCACGCGATCTGGTCATGCTGGCGCGACGGCACCAGGCTGCGGTTCGAGGGCGAGTTCTACACGCACAAGATCATGACGCCGATGTTCACGCCAGAACCGTCGGGTGAGGCGTTCCCGAAAGTGTTCGTGGCAGCCGTCGGCGGGGCGATGACCGAAATATGCGGTGAGGTCGCCGACGGGCTTCTCGCGCACGCGTTCACCACGCGGCGCTATCTCGACGAGGTCACTCTGCCCGCCCTGAGGCGCGGCCTGGAACGTTCGGGGCGCCAAAGGGATGCCCTCGAGTTGTCCTGCCCGGTGTTGCTCGTGACCGGTGCCGACGAGCAGGAGATGTCCGCGGCCGCGGTGGCGACCCGCAAGCAACTCGCCTTCTACGCCTCGACGCCCGCCTACCGCAAGGTTCTCGAACAGCACGGCTGGGCAGACTTGCAGATCGACCTGCACCGATTGTCGATGGCAGGGAAGTGGGACGAAATGGGTGCGCTGATCGACGACGACGTGCTCGACGCGTTCGGCGTGGTCGCCCCTATCCCGGAGTTGGCCCGCGCGTTGCACAACCGCTGTGCCGGTGCCGTCGACCGGGTTCTGCCTGCCTTTCCGGCGACGGTGCCCCGGGCGACCGTCGACGCGGTACTCGACGAGTTCCGACAGTGTCAGCCCGTGAGGAGCAGCCCGTGA
- a CDS encoding cytochrome P450, translated as MSSRTIDDAAKVFAIPSAYTDDAKFHAALAHLRTNAPVSWVEVPSYQPFWAVTKHADIMAIERADDVFTNAPRPVLVTAADDERQAAVGVRTLIHMDDPEHRVMRAIGADWFRPKAMRALKVRVDELARIHVDKMLDAGGECDFVQEIAVNYPLYVIMSLLGVPEADFPLMLSLTQELFGNDDDEFKRAADEGDTMTALLEMFQYFSELTAARRENPTGDLASAIANARVDGQPLNDIETVSYYAIVAAAGHDTTSATISGGMLALLENPAELERLRSDPRLMATAVEEMIRWVTPVKAFMRTAAIDTVVRDIPVAAGESVLLSYPSGNRDEDIFDEPFRFDVGRDPNKHVAFGYGVHFCLGAALARMEINSFFSELIPRLDSIELTGSPQHTATTFVGGLKHLPVRYSLK; from the coding sequence GTGAGCAGTAGGACCATCGACGACGCCGCCAAGGTGTTCGCCATCCCGTCGGCTTACACCGATGACGCGAAATTCCATGCCGCGCTGGCGCATCTGCGAACCAACGCGCCGGTTTCGTGGGTCGAGGTGCCGTCGTATCAGCCGTTCTGGGCGGTCACCAAACATGCCGACATCATGGCGATCGAACGCGCCGACGACGTGTTCACCAACGCGCCCCGTCCGGTTCTGGTGACCGCGGCGGACGACGAGCGTCAGGCCGCGGTCGGCGTGCGCACGCTCATCCACATGGATGATCCGGAGCATCGCGTCATGCGGGCGATCGGCGCGGACTGGTTCCGGCCGAAGGCCATGCGCGCGCTGAAGGTACGGGTCGACGAACTCGCCAGGATCCACGTCGACAAGATGCTCGACGCGGGTGGCGAATGCGATTTCGTGCAGGAGATCGCGGTCAACTATCCGCTGTACGTCATCATGTCGCTGCTCGGGGTGCCAGAGGCGGATTTCCCGCTGATGCTGAGCCTCACCCAGGAACTGTTCGGCAACGACGACGACGAGTTCAAACGCGCCGCGGACGAGGGCGACACCATGACCGCGCTGCTGGAGATGTTCCAGTACTTCAGCGAGCTCACCGCCGCCAGGCGGGAAAACCCCACCGGTGACCTGGCTTCCGCGATTGCGAACGCGCGGGTGGACGGGCAGCCGCTCAACGACATCGAGACCGTGTCCTACTACGCGATCGTGGCGGCCGCGGGCCACGACACCACGAGCGCGACGATATCGGGCGGCATGCTCGCGCTGCTCGAAAACCCGGCTGAACTCGAAAGACTGCGCAGCGACCCGCGACTCATGGCGACGGCGGTCGAGGAGATGATCCGGTGGGTCACCCCGGTCAAGGCGTTCATGCGCACCGCGGCCATCGACACCGTGGTGCGTGACATACCCGTCGCGGCAGGCGAATCGGTTCTGCTGTCCTACCCGTCGGGCAACCGCGACGAGGACATCTTCGACGAGCCGTTCCGGTTCGACGTCGGACGCGACCCCAACAAGCACGTGGCATTCGGGTACGGCGTGCACTTCTGTCTGGGTGCGGCCCTGGCACGCATGGAGATCAACAGCTTCTTCAGTGAGCTGATCCCTCGGCTGGATTCGATCGAGCTGACCGGCTCGCCACAGCACACCGCGACCACGTTCGTCGGCGGCCTCAAGCACCTGCCGGTCCGGTACTCGCTCAAGTAA
- a CDS encoding CstA-like transporter-associated (seleno)protein: MGDNHYRRYVEHHTRAHPGEPVLSERDYWKMRHRNTEANPGARCC, translated from the coding sequence ATGGGAGACAACCACTACCGGCGCTACGTCGAGCACCACACCCGCGCCCATCCGGGCGAACCCGTGCTGTCTGAGCGTGACTACTGGAAGATGCGGCACCGCAACACCGAGGCCAACCCCGGCGCGCGTTGCTGCTGA